In Chryseobacterium scophthalmum, the genomic stretch ATAGTCTTGAAAACTATTGACTGTAACAGGTCCGGGGGTTCGAATCCCTCTCTCTCCGCAATAAAAAAGATAGTCTTCACAATGAAGACTATCTTTTTTTATAAATTATCTTTTCAGATATTCCTTTTCCATTTAATCTTCAATCTTTAATTTATTTCATTTTTTCTTAGATAAAATAATTTAGTTAAGTATATTGTATTCATATTTTAATTATCTTTACGTTATCATCAAACTTTAAAGACAATACCTATGAAAAATTTAAAAAAATTAAACAAAAATCAATTAAAAACAATTACAGGAAACGGAATTAAGCCATTACCGGAACCAGATTTCTGCATGTATTATTGCAATGGCATTGTAGTTTGTGCAACCTGCAGTGATGATTTTAAATGTCCCGATGATTCTATTTAATTAATTTTTTAGATAAAAAAACGTTCCAAACAAGGAACGTTTTTTTGTTGTATAGATATCCGAAATTATTTTTTGATAAATCATGTTTCTTCTTACAAACGACCAGCAAAGTTTAATTAATGTTTAATAAATTTTAGTTTTATATTGGTCAAAAAAGAGAAACTCTCCAGCTACAGTTCTCCTATCCTATCTGGTTGGATTAAAAATTTTTAGCTTAAAATTGCCTGCAATAACCCCAAAATGAGGGAGATAGTTTTCACTTTATTTTATTTGTATATTTGTGCCGTAAAATTTACAGGTAATGGATAAAAAAATTGTGCTGATTCAGGATAATGAAGAGACCCTTAACATTATGGATGAAGTGCTAAAAGACGAAGGATTTGATGTTGTTCCATCATTAACTACAGAACCTATCGATAAGCTTGATGAAATTGAACCAGACGTTCTGATTGTAGATGATCATATCAAAGGAAAAAAAACCGGTTCTGAGGTTATCGCAGAATTAAAATCAGATCCTGAAACTGAAGATTTATCAGCTATCCTAACTTCCACATCTTATGATCTACCGAAAACAGCAGAAAATTGTAATGCTGATGATTATATAGAAAAACCATTTGATATCGATCACCTGATAGATGTGGTTAACAAAAATTCATAACCTTATAGAAAAAATCAGCATCAGTTATTAAGGAACACTTTCTGATATAATTTCTGTTATTCTACCTTTTTAAATTCTAATTTCATTATAAATCCATCTCAAAAGTTGGATGAAATTTTATTTTATTTTCTGCCACTCTATTTAGTGTTTATTACAAAATATTTTAAGCTTCTTTTCCTCAATTGTAGTCTTTTCATATTAAATACATCTTCACTCTTTATCATAAATTACGAGAGATAAAAATAATTGATGCTTAAAATTATTATGCAATATAGCTGATAATAGGGATTGTCTGAGTTTTTAATTCTCGTTAATATTGAAAAATACAAATTAAATCAGAATTAAAAGTCGAAAAATCTGTAAAGTTCATACACAAATTTCAAAAGTGGATATCAGATTAAACCGCAACAAACAAGGATATTTAAAAACTGCGATTTAGCAATTTTAACAAATGGCACACCGAATTTATTTATACAATTACGATCAGCAAACCAATCAGTCTTTCGACACTTACCTAGGTGAATGGAACTATGAAATTCCACTATTATTGTACCCTCTCATTGCAGAAAACATCAAAGTGGATGGCGTTGAATTTTTCTCAAACAAAGAGCAGGGAATTGTTCAGTTGCGCTATTTCTTCAATCTATTAGCAGATTCGTATCAGCTGCATTATAAAAAAGCATATTACGAACCCGTCAACAAAATGTTTGAATTCCTGGAAGCGTTGCCTTTTGATTCTTTCGTATTGAATGCTACAGATGTTTTTAATATGAACGAAGAAAAGCATAAAGAACAGGCAAAGCAATGGTTATTGGAGATTCAGCAAAAAAGCAAGCTGTATAAAAAGGCTGTAAAAACGCAAAATCTTTCATTATTAGATTCTTTATTTTCACGAACAGGTTATACCTCATTTCTTGAAATTTTACAAACTGACTGGATCAATTACGGACTTGGATATTTTGAAGAACTTGCTTATAAAAAAATAGCATCTTCGATATTTGAAGAAAATGGAAAATTTGGTTTAAAGGATGCAAAAGGTAAAGTTTTGGCTCCCGCAATTTATGATGAAATTTTTGAAGCAGATTATAATTACGGAATCTCAGTAATTCAGAAAAATAAGATGTTTGGCTACCTGCAAAGCGATGGAAAAGAACTAGTTCCTCCAATTTATGAGGAGGCGTTTGATGTGTTTGATTTTGCACTCGAACCTTTAGGAGAAGTAAAAGCAAAGGGAAAATCAGGCATTTTAAAAATTTATTCAAACACCTGGATGATTCCCGCTGACTATGATACAATAGAAAGAATTACGTATGGATTTTTAGGTATAGAAAAAGACGGAAAATTCGGAGTTTATAATGATGAAAACGGAATTATTCTTCCCGTTGAAAGCGAAAATCCATATGAATATGATTATTTTCCGGAACTTTTTTTCACCAAACAAAAAGGTACAGGAAAGCGTAAATATTATACAAAAGAAGGTAATTATCTTGGTGATTTTTTGGAAGGCAGCATCCTGAAAACCAGTACTTGTTTTTGGATTAAACCTAATAAATTTGACAAAAAAGGGAAATTGATTGACGAAAACGGCAAACTTATAATTGACGAAGCAGACCAACTGATTTTGATAGATAATTTTGAAACATTAGCCATTCGTAAAGATAAAAACTGGAGAATCTATCACACCTTAAAACATCAGTTTCTATTAGAAAATGAATACATTACTAAAGTAAAAGC encodes the following:
- a CDS encoding bacteriocin-like protein; translated protein: MKNLKKLNKNQLKTITGNGIKPLPEPDFCMYYCNGIVVCATCSDDFKCPDDSI
- a CDS encoding tetratricopeptide repeat protein, producing the protein MAHRIYLYNYDQQTNQSFDTYLGEWNYEIPLLLYPLIAENIKVDGVEFFSNKEQGIVQLRYFFNLLADSYQLHYKKAYYEPVNKMFEFLEALPFDSFVLNATDVFNMNEEKHKEQAKQWLLEIQQKSKLYKKAVKTQNLSLLDSLFSRTGYTSFLEILQTDWINYGLGYFEELAYKKIASSIFEENGKFGLKDAKGKVLAPAIYDEIFEADYNYGISVIQKNKMFGYLQSDGKELVPPIYEEAFDVFDFALEPLGEVKAKGKSGILKIYSNTWMIPADYDTIERITYGFLGIEKDGKFGVYNDENGIILPVESENPYEYDYFPELFFTKQKGTGKRKYYTKEGNYLGDFLEGSILKTSTCFWIKPNKFDKKGKLIDENGKLIIDEADQLILIDNFETLAIRKDKNWRIYHTLKHQFLLENEYITKVKAESSIGYKNNIFSLETQNGLGLFDANQNQWLIAPHSDIQQIRYLDNGFLSVQKKEGYQLFDFENGLFPELYNYISNPLNYRSEEGLLFLYQNDNMFRINEDKSIHQIKNPDYGSIYLDRFSFRGKDLEYFISFYDRRKKQTGSNSEQFMDVEIIKKMAFDAKENQNHQEALRLFELSAQKNDIDSWVEIGLLLTDPEIETLFDPQKGIAYYEKAAQQNHPAAWNNIGALYQNGIGYSLNIKKALKAYGKAAELGDGMALANLGDLYYFGEHVIRDYDKALDFYQKAEKKYYYNYDKISEIYYQLRDYNNLLVYLKKDYDQSYSGIYYGIIYEHGMGVKEDVKKAIKYYEQANSYSAYEYATQRLLHYYGEDLLFKNEKKFQKWKSFAEQNGFEIN
- a CDS encoding response regulator, which encodes MDKKIVLIQDNEETLNIMDEVLKDEGFDVVPSLTTEPIDKLDEIEPDVLIVDDHIKGKKTGSEVIAELKSDPETEDLSAILTSTSYDLPKTAENCNADDYIEKPFDIDHLIDVVNKNS